A single genomic interval of Nerophis ophidion isolate RoL-2023_Sa linkage group LG11, RoL_Noph_v1.0, whole genome shotgun sequence harbors:
- the LOC133561633 gene encoding trypsin-2-like yields MRSLVFVLLIGAAFALEDDKIVGGYECKPYTQPHTVSLNSGYHFCGGSLVNANWVVSAAHCYKSRVEVRLGEHNIRVNEGNEQFISSSRVIRHPNYSSYNINNDVMLIKLSKPAKLNQYVQPVALPTGCAPAGTMCKVAGWGNTMSSTADKNKLQCLDIPILSDRDCKNAYPGQITSSMFCAGYLEGGKDSCQGDSGGPVVCNDELHGVVSWGYGCAERDHPGVYAKVCVFLDWLERTMANY; encoded by the exons TTGCCTTGGAGGACGACAAAATTGTCGGAGGGTATGAGTGTAAGCCCTACACCCAGCCCCATACGGTGTCCCTGAACTCCGGCTACCACTTCTGCGGAGGCTCCCTCGTCAACGCCAACTGGGTGGTGTCCGCCGCTCACTGCTACAAGTC CCGCGTCGAGGTGCGTCTCGGAGAGCACAACATCAGGGTCAACGAGGGAAACGAGCAGTTCATCAGCTCCTCCCGCGTCATCCGCCACCCCAACTACAGCTCCTACAACATCAACAATGACGTCATGCTGATCAAGCTGAGCAAGCCCGCCAAACTCAACCAGTACGTTCAGCCCGTGGCTCTGCCCACCGGCTGCGCTCCAGCTGGCACCATGTGCAAAGTCGCCGGATGGGGCAACACCATGAGCTCCA CCGCTGACAAGAACAAGCTTCAGTGCCTGGACATCCCCATCCTGTCAGACAGGGACTGCAAGAACGCCTACCCCGGCCAGATTACCAGCTCCATGTTCTGCGCTGGATACCTGGAGGGAGGCAAGGACTCTTGCCAG GGTGACTCCGGTGGTCCCGTGGTTTGCAACGATGAGCTGCACGGCGTCGTGTCCTGGGGATACGGATGTGCTGAGAGGGACCACCCTGGTGTCTACGCCAAG GTCTGCGTCTTCCTCGATTGGCTGGAGCGCACCATGGCCAACTACTAA